One stretch of Mus pahari chromosome 15, PAHARI_EIJ_v1.1, whole genome shotgun sequence DNA includes these proteins:
- the LOC110333462 gene encoding LOW QUALITY PROTEIN: igE-binding protein-like (The sequence of the model RefSeq protein was modified relative to this genomic sequence to represent the inferred CDS: inserted 2 bases in 2 codons), whose protein sequence is MVIAGQGALEELQDSMLETERGERLQASRRRGATKKRGPSKDLGSKEARDKGKDSLGKKREKRRKTRKRKAFIXVKELEALGLDSSETDELSPSEEEDLEDEAAHYEEERYHPDSLSKKQKKAGGGNHAVSQPVGPSAPPPYMERFYSDSFLTRDEQXKIQQAFPVFEAAKGGRVHAPVEYIQIKELAESVRNYGVSANFTISQVERLAALAMTPGDWQTTVKAALPNMGQYMEWKALWYDASQVQAKVNAIAEGNQRNWTLDLLTGQGQYANNQTNYNWGAYAQISTAAIKAWKALSRKGESGGHLTKIIQGPQEXFSDFVARMTEAAGRIF, encoded by the exons ATGGTAATAGCAGGACAGGGGGCATTAGAGGAGTTACAGGACAGCATGTTAGAAACAGAGCGAGGTGAAAGATTACAAGCTTCAAGAAGGAGAGGTGCAACTAAGAAAAGAGGCCCTTCCAAGGACCTTGGATCCAAGGAAGCAAGAGATAAGGGAAAGGACTCCCTGGGAAAGAAAcgggaaaagaggagaaaaacccGAAAAAGAAAAGCCTTTA TGGTAAAGGAGTTAGAGGCTTTAGGGCTCGATAGTTCAGAAACAGACGAGCTTAGCCCCTCTGAGGAAGAGGATTTAGAAGATGAGGCAGCTCACTATGAAGAAGAAAGATACCACCCAGATAGCTTGagtaaaaaacagaagaaagcggGAGGCGGAAACCATGCGGTTTCCCAGCCTGTAGGCCCAAGCGCCCCTCCACCTTATATGGAAAGATTTTACTCAGATTCCTTCCTTACTAGAGATGAGC AAAAGATACAACAGGCATTTCCGGTGTTTGAGGCTGCGAAAGGAGGCCGTGTCCACGCACCGGTAGAATATATTCAAATTAAGGAACTTGCTGAGTCGGTCCGTAATTATGGAGTTAGTGCCAATTTTACTATTTCTCAAGTCGAAAGGCTTGCCGCTCTGGCCATGACTCCAGGAGACTGGCAGACAACAGTGAAGGCTGCGCTCCCTAATATGGGGCAATATATGGAATGGAAAGCCTTGTGGTATGATGCCTCTCAGGTGCAGGCCAAAGTCAATGCCATTGCTGAAGGCAATCAGAGAAATTGGACACTTGATCTGCTAACAGGACAAGGGCAATATGCCAATAATCAAACAAATTACAACTGGGGAGCATACGCTCAAATCTCCACTGCTGCCATTAAAGCATGGAAGGCACTTTCTAGGAAGGGAGAGTCTGGGGGACACTTAACAAAAATTATACAAGGCCCCCAGGAGCNATTCTCAGACTTCGTGGCTAGGATgacagaggcagcaggcaggatcttt